One genomic window of Sphingomonas sp. C3-2 includes the following:
- the tmk gene encoding dTMP kinase yields the protein MIDRRIMQSYRGVFIVVEGCDGSGKGSAVAALGAHLMALGHDVLLTREPGGTDEGLELRRLLLSAEGAIWDEGAELLLMIAARIQHVKRVIQPALAAGRVVLCDRYVGSTLAYQGAGRGLSQEMILMLHRQFVDDFWPDLTVLLDVDARLGLTRSRARLVEQGLDEGRFEDLDLAFHQRVGDDFRAQAGRCQDRTLVIDANPTMDIVREAVLNGVDAWLAERVVA from the coding sequence ATGATCGACCGACGTATTATGCAATCGTACCGAGGGGTTTTCATCGTCGTGGAGGGCTGTGACGGGTCTGGAAAAGGCAGTGCCGTTGCCGCGCTTGGTGCGCATCTGATGGCGCTTGGCCATGATGTGCTGCTGACCCGAGAACCTGGCGGGACCGATGAAGGTTTGGAGCTTCGCCGCCTACTTTTGTCGGCCGAAGGCGCAATCTGGGATGAAGGCGCTGAGCTATTATTGATGATTGCAGCGCGCATTCAGCATGTGAAGCGCGTTATCCAGCCGGCGTTGGCTGCGGGGCGCGTTGTGCTGTGCGATCGCTATGTCGGGTCGACGCTTGCTTATCAGGGCGCTGGCCGCGGATTGTCACAGGAAATGATCCTGATGCTCCACCGCCAGTTCGTGGACGATTTTTGGCCAGATTTGACGGTGTTGCTGGACGTCGACGCGCGTTTAGGTCTCACGCGCAGCCGGGCGCGGCTCGTCGAACAAGGATTGGACGAGGGGCGGTTCGAGGATCTCGATCTAGCCTTTCATCAGCGCGTCGGCGATGATTTTCGTGCTCAGGCTGGGCGCTGTCAGGACCGTACGCTGGTGATCGATGCCAATCCCACCATGGACATTGTCCGCGAGGCGGTGCTGAACGGCGTCGACGCATGGCTCGCTGAACGGGTGGTAGCATGA
- a CDS encoding D-alanyl-D-alanine carboxypeptidase family protein — MKPILLPSLLALALSYPVSAAAPPFETTAPIAFLEDLSSGAVLYAKGADQRIPPASMAKMMTVQVAFDMVKSGELKLDQKFTVRPETWKKWHGPAAGSTMFLSAGEEVSVENLLYGIVTLSGNDACVVLAEGISGTEEAFVARMNATAKRLGLNNSQFGTSNGWPDEGRTYVTARDLATLAKASIEEHPKLYKQFYSKDSFTWGQTMGGNAITQANRDPLLGRVRGADGLKTGHTQEAGYGFTGSAEQDGRRLVMVVAGLDTFNGRIQESVRFMDWGFKAWTAKPIVAAGKRVQTAEVQMGDVSEVGLVAARPISVTLPAGAAANMKVAVVYNGPIKAPIKKGQHIADLVVSTPDMPAQTMPLVAEQDVGEAGFFGRAWAGLMSLFG; from the coding sequence ATGAAACCGATCCTGCTTCCCTCGCTGCTCGCGCTGGCCCTGTCCTATCCTGTGAGCGCGGCTGCGCCGCCCTTCGAGACCACGGCGCCGATTGCCTTTCTTGAAGACCTGTCTTCGGGCGCCGTGCTGTATGCCAAGGGCGCTGACCAGCGCATTCCGCCGGCATCGATGGCCAAGATGATGACGGTTCAGGTCGCTTTTGACATGGTCAAGAGTGGTGAGCTTAAACTCGATCAGAAATTCACGGTGCGCCCGGAAACCTGGAAGAAGTGGCATGGGCCCGCTGCGGGATCGACCATGTTCCTTTCGGCTGGCGAGGAAGTGAGCGTCGAGAACCTTTTGTACGGCATCGTGACGCTGTCGGGTAACGATGCCTGCGTCGTGCTGGCCGAGGGCATTTCGGGCACCGAGGAAGCCTTTGTCGCGCGGATGAACGCAACCGCCAAGCGCCTTGGGTTGAACAACAGCCAGTTCGGAACGTCGAACGGGTGGCCCGATGAAGGGCGCACCTATGTAACGGCGCGTGATCTGGCAACGCTGGCGAAGGCGTCTATCGAGGAACATCCCAAGCTCTACAAGCAGTTCTACAGCAAGGACAGCTTCACCTGGGGCCAAACGATGGGCGGCAATGCCATCACCCAAGCCAATCGCGATCCGTTGCTTGGGCGCGTCCGCGGGGCAGACGGGCTGAAGACCGGACACACGCAGGAAGCGGGTTATGGCTTTACGGGGTCCGCCGAACAGGACGGTCGCCGGTTGGTGATGGTGGTTGCCGGGCTGGATACGTTCAATGGCCGTATCCAGGAATCTGTGCGCTTCATGGATTGGGGTTTCAAGGCGTGGACCGCCAAGCCGATCGTTGCGGCCGGCAAGCGCGTTCAGACCGCGGAAGTCCAGATGGGTGATGTTAGCGAAGTAGGGCTTGTCGCAGCGCGCCCGATCTCGGTCACGCTGCCGGCAGGTGCGGCCGCCAACATGAAGGTGGCGGTCGTTTACAATGGTCCGATCAAGGCGCCGATCAAGAAGGGGCAGCACATCGCCGATCTGGTGGTGAGCACGCCCGACATGCCGGCACAGACGATGCCGCTCGTGGCGGAACAGGATGTGGGTGAGGCAGGCTTCTTTGGCCGCGCCTGGGCCGGTCTGATGTCGTTGTTCGGCTAA
- a CDS encoding TonB-dependent receptor, whose protein sequence is MALRHECIQRASTIGSNLKDGGPRRRWAAMLVLTSALAAPGLAFAQDDGALDIVVTAQKRSERLQEVPIAITALSADALDNAGATNFSGVVNMTPTLNSVPYVTNSDTLVLTMRGQGEADADKITKDGSVGIYVDGFHRSRAQGALFDLADVERVEVLRGPQGTLYGRNTTGGAVNIISKKPSGELGGKAQLTYGNRDYVRLLTSLDLPAWNNLSAKFSFLYSEKDGYVKNIGPSNDYGELGNLAGRVALRWDAGTGFVADYQFDKGRTRSTPPYYVNPSLVGVVPGYSDDPYQTYRPVDLPVSKTDYDNHGLTLSWDASDLVTLKSLTGYRELKAHSFTDLTVALGLPTFPYNIDQERRLKNREFTQEFQLVGHSGDGRLEYTIGLFYLDERGSNALFQNLTLPFGMGTVVTDRRVRATSESKAAFAQLTWTPPVLDDRLELTFGGRYTDDKKTAARSIVVNGFAVETDIRNRQTFNRFNPAFTANMKWTQDLTTYAKFSTGYRAGGSSEGGGDFTLTYGPEKITSYEVGLKSQWLDSHLLFNLAAYHNKIKGLQIDIPVDAFDPSIVDTQNIGSGTIQGLEVELIARPARDVSLTASYALVDTKVDTLLVPVGSAFDPAVNPGSPFAVGQNIADRFVIPFASRNTLTLSGDATFLRVGDNSFSAHADFRYQSGFYGAAGAGPAVPGREFYHAPSRETVNGRITWARALEGGSEMRVSLWGQNIFDTRNKQFIIAQGDTINGFVSQAAPYSEPATYGVELGFKF, encoded by the coding sequence ATGGCTTTGCGGCATGAATGCATTCAGCGTGCCAGCACGATCGGTAGCAATTTGAAGGACGGCGGGCCCCGTCGCCGTTGGGCGGCAATGCTGGTCTTGACGTCCGCGTTGGCAGCGCCGGGCCTGGCATTTGCCCAGGATGACGGCGCGCTCGACATTGTCGTGACGGCGCAGAAGCGCAGCGAACGGCTGCAGGAAGTGCCGATCGCGATCACTGCCTTGTCGGCAGACGCGCTGGACAATGCCGGGGCGACCAACTTCAGCGGTGTGGTGAACATGACGCCGACGCTGAATTCGGTGCCCTATGTCACCAATTCGGACACGCTGGTGCTGACGATGCGCGGGCAGGGCGAGGCCGATGCGGACAAGATCACCAAGGATGGCAGCGTTGGCATTTATGTTGACGGCTTTCACCGGTCGCGCGCGCAAGGCGCGTTGTTCGATCTGGCGGATGTAGAGCGGGTTGAGGTGCTGCGCGGGCCGCAGGGCACGCTTTATGGCCGCAACACGACCGGCGGTGCGGTAAACATCATTTCAAAGAAGCCGAGCGGCGAACTGGGCGGCAAGGCGCAGCTGACCTATGGCAACCGTGACTATGTTCGCCTGCTGACCAGTCTGGACCTGCCTGCCTGGAACAATCTGTCTGCCAAATTTTCCTTCTTGTACAGCGAGAAGGACGGCTATGTTAAAAATATCGGGCCGTCGAACGACTATGGTGAGCTTGGCAACCTTGCTGGGCGCGTTGCCCTGCGCTGGGACGCCGGCACGGGTTTTGTAGCCGATTACCAGTTCGACAAGGGGCGCACGCGATCGACCCCGCCTTATTACGTAAACCCATCGCTTGTTGGCGTTGTGCCGGGCTATTCGGATGACCCGTACCAGACCTATCGTCCGGTCGATCTGCCGGTGAGCAAGACCGATTATGACAATCACGGGCTGACGCTAAGCTGGGATGCGTCGGATCTGGTTACGCTGAAGTCGTTGACCGGATACCGCGAACTGAAGGCGCATTCCTTCACCGATCTTACCGTTGCGCTTGGCCTGCCGACCTTCCCCTATAATATCGACCAGGAACGGCGGCTGAAGAACCGTGAGTTCACGCAGGAATTCCAGTTGGTTGGGCATAGTGGTGATGGTCGGCTCGAATATACGATAGGCCTGTTCTATCTTGATGAGCGCGGCTCGAACGCGCTGTTCCAGAACTTGACGCTGCCATTCGGGATGGGAACGGTCGTAACCGACCGACGGGTTCGGGCGACGTCGGAGTCGAAGGCGGCTTTTGCGCAGCTAACCTGGACGCCGCCGGTGCTGGATGATCGGTTGGAACTGACCTTTGGCGGGCGTTACACCGATGACAAGAAGACTGCTGCGCGCTCGATCGTCGTGAATGGCTTTGCGGTCGAAACCGATATTCGTAATCGCCAGACCTTCAACCGCTTCAATCCTGCGTTTACCGCGAACATGAAATGGACGCAGGACCTGACGACTTATGCCAAGTTTTCGACCGGATATCGTGCCGGAGGATCGAGCGAAGGCGGCGGCGACTTTACGCTTACCTATGGACCGGAAAAGATCACCAGCTATGAGGTTGGCCTGAAATCGCAGTGGCTGGACAGTCACCTGCTCTTCAACCTTGCGGCCTACCACAACAAGATCAAGGGCCTGCAGATCGACATCCCCGTCGATGCCTTTGATCCGTCGATCGTCGATACGCAGAATATCGGCAGCGGCACGATCCAGGGGCTGGAGGTTGAGCTGATTGCACGGCCCGCTCGTGATGTCTCGCTGACGGCGTCCTATGCGCTGGTGGATACCAAGGTCGACACACTGCTCGTTCCCGTTGGCAGCGCCTTTGACCCTGCGGTCAATCCGGGCTCACCCTTTGCGGTGGGCCAGAATATTGCAGACCGGTTCGTCATTCCGTTCGCATCGCGCAACACATTGACGCTTTCGGGCGACGCGACGTTCCTGCGTGTTGGCGACAATAGCTTCAGCGCACACGCCGATTTCCGGTACCAGAGCGGTTTCTACGGCGCGGCCGGCGCAGGCCCCGCGGTGCCCGGTCGGGAATTCTACCACGCCCCGTCGCGGGAAACGGTGAATGGCCGGATCACCTGGGCCCGCGCGCTTGAAGGCGGATCGGAAATGCGCGTGTCTCTTTGGGGGCAGAACATCTTCGATACGCGGAACAAGCAGTTCATCATCGCCCAGGGCGACACGATCAACGGTTTTGTGTCGCAGGCCGCGCCCTATTCGGAACCGGCGACCTACGGCGTCGAACTCGGTTTCAAGTTCTGA
- a CDS encoding TatD family hydrolase yields the protein MLIDSHCHLNYKGLVEDQAGVLDRARAAGVGLMLNISTREREWDDIIATAEQAADVWATVGIHPHEADQHPDIDTAKLVARATHPRVVGIGETGLDYYYDHSDRAQQQSSFRAHIAASRETGLPLIVHTRDAEDDTATILREEMANGAFPGVIHCFTASDAFADVALDLGFYISISGIVTFKNARDLQATAARVPADRLLVETDSPFLAPVPHRGKPCEPGYVADTARFLANLRGVDAETLARQTSENFLRLFSKVRA from the coding sequence GTGCTCATCGATAGCCATTGCCACCTGAACTACAAAGGCCTGGTCGAAGACCAGGCCGGCGTGCTGGATCGCGCCCGGGCTGCGGGGGTTGGGCTGATGCTCAACATCTCCACGCGCGAGCGCGAATGGGACGACATCATCGCCACCGCCGAGCAGGCGGCTGACGTCTGGGCGACGGTGGGCATCCATCCGCATGAGGCGGATCAGCATCCCGATATCGACACCGCCAAGCTCGTGGCTCGGGCGACGCATCCGCGGGTGGTTGGCATCGGCGAGACCGGGCTTGATTATTATTATGATCACAGTGACCGCGCGCAGCAGCAAAGCAGTTTTCGCGCGCACATCGCCGCATCCCGCGAAACGGGATTGCCGCTGATCGTCCATACGCGCGATGCGGAGGACGATACCGCCACGATCCTGCGCGAGGAAATGGCGAACGGCGCTTTTCCGGGGGTGATCCACTGCTTCACGGCGAGCGATGCGTTTGCCGACGTTGCGCTTGATCTGGGCTTCTACATCTCGATCTCGGGCATCGTGACCTTCAAGAATGCACGCGATCTTCAGGCGACGGCTGCGCGCGTGCCTGCCGATCGTTTGCTCGTGGAGACCGACAGCCCGTTCCTTGCGCCCGTTCCGCATCGCGGAAAGCCATGCGAGCCGGGCTATGTTGCCGACACGGCGCGGTTCCTCGCCAATCTTCGCGGCGTGGATGCCGAGACGCTGGCGCGCCAGACCAGCGAGAATTTCCTGCGGCTGTTCAGCAAGGTCCGCGCGTGA
- a CDS encoding MBL fold metallo-hydrolase, translating into MRVRILGSGTSSGVPRIGNDWGDCDPTNPKNRRSRASILIETERTRILVDTSPDLREQLLRADVADVDAVLWTHDHADHCHGIDDLRQLFHARGRPVDVYARSQVLASLGQRFAYAFEGKGEYPPTVSGNVLPDHLTIGDIAVLTVDQPHGSITSAGFRFEAAGRAICYSTDANGLTDQMEQGFSGCDIWVVDALRRKPHPSHPHLAMTLGWIDRVRPRRAVLTHMDQSMDYETLRAELPAHIVPGWDGMVLETT; encoded by the coding sequence GTGAGGGTTCGCATTCTCGGCAGCGGCACATCATCGGGTGTACCGCGGATCGGGAATGACTGGGGCGATTGCGATCCGACGAACCCGAAAAACCGACGCAGCCGCGCGTCGATCCTGATCGAGACCGAACGCACCCGGATATTGGTCGATACGTCGCCCGATCTGCGCGAACAACTGCTGCGCGCCGATGTTGCCGATGTGGATGCGGTGCTCTGGACGCACGACCATGCCGATCATTGCCATGGGATAGACGATCTGCGGCAGTTGTTTCATGCGCGCGGCCGCCCCGTGGACGTCTATGCCCGTTCGCAGGTCCTGGCCTCTCTGGGACAGCGTTTTGCCTATGCATTCGAAGGTAAGGGGGAATATCCACCGACCGTATCGGGCAATGTGCTGCCTGATCATTTGACGATCGGCGATATCGCGGTGCTGACGGTGGATCAGCCGCATGGGAGCATAACCTCGGCCGGTTTCCGGTTCGAAGCGGCGGGCCGCGCGATCTGCTATTCGACCGATGCCAACGGACTGACCGATCAGATGGAGCAGGGTTTTTCAGGCTGTGATATTTGGGTGGTCGACGCGCTTCGGCGGAAACCCCATCCTTCGCACCCGCATCTGGCGATGACTTTGGGCTGGATCGACCGGGTAAGGCCCCGCCGCGCGGTGCTGACGCATATGGACCAGTCGATGGATTATGAGACGTTGCGCGCGGAACTGCCCGCGCACATAGTTCCGGGCTGGGATGGAATGGTTTTGGAGACGACATGA
- the metG gene encoding methionine--tRNA ligase, giving the protein MSEPFYITTAISYPNGKPHIGHAYESIATDAIARFQRMAGRDVFFQTGTDEHGLKMAQTARDRGITPVALAEEMSGHFQTMANELNISCDRFIRTSEPAHHAASQALWKAMEANGDLYLDRYEGWYSVRDEAFYDEKELVEGENGEKLSPQGTPVTWTAEESWFFKLSEYQDRLLALYNEQPDFIRPESRRNEVMRFVEGGLADLSISRTSFDWGVKVPDSDGHVMYVWVDALTNYLTGLGYPEDTEAFRKYWPADFHIIGKDIVRFHAVYWPAFLMSAGISLPKHVFGHGFLLNRGEKMSKSLGNVADPLELAERFGVDQLRYFLLSEVTFGNDGSYSAEAIVARCNADLANSFGNLAQRTLSFIAKNLEGRLPSRAAVQPVDTELLETVRNATAIELPRLMNDLAISQAIESWIKAVFACNQYIDAQAPWTLRKTDPERMEAVLGTLFIAIRDLAIAIQPVVPTAAGKLLDILGMGADQRDLAALTAKGWYEELGNSGFTLAAPTPIFPRLEVPAED; this is encoded by the coding sequence ATGTCTGAACCATTCTACATCACCACCGCCATCAGCTACCCCAACGGCAAGCCGCATATCGGCCATGCCTATGAGTCCATCGCGACCGATGCGATTGCGCGTTTCCAGCGCATGGCTGGTCGTGACGTCTTTTTCCAGACCGGGACTGACGAGCATGGACTGAAGATGGCGCAGACGGCGCGTGACCGTGGGATCACTCCAGTGGCATTGGCCGAGGAAATGTCCGGTCATTTCCAGACCATGGCCAACGAACTGAACATTTCCTGCGATCGTTTCATCCGCACCAGCGAACCGGCGCACCATGCCGCGAGCCAGGCGTTGTGGAAGGCGATGGAAGCCAATGGCGATCTGTATCTCGATCGCTATGAAGGCTGGTATTCGGTGCGCGACGAAGCCTTTTACGACGAGAAGGAACTCGTTGAAGGCGAGAATGGAGAAAAGCTGTCTCCGCAAGGCACGCCCGTGACCTGGACGGCGGAGGAGAGCTGGTTCTTCAAGCTTTCCGAATATCAAGATCGGCTCCTCGCGCTCTATAATGAGCAGCCCGATTTCATCCGGCCCGAAAGCCGGCGGAACGAGGTGATGCGTTTCGTCGAAGGCGGTCTTGCCGACCTTTCGATCTCGCGCACGAGCTTCGACTGGGGCGTGAAGGTGCCGGACAGCGACGGCCATGTGATGTATGTCTGGGTCGACGCGCTGACCAATTATCTGACCGGGCTCGGTTATCCTGAGGATACCGAAGCCTTCCGTAAATATTGGCCTGCCGATTTTCATATCATTGGCAAGGATATCGTCCGGTTCCACGCGGTGTACTGGCCGGCTTTCCTGATGTCTGCCGGGATCTCGCTGCCCAAGCACGTCTTTGGCCATGGCTTCCTGCTGAACCGCGGCGAAAAAATGTCGAAATCGCTTGGCAATGTCGCCGATCCGCTCGAACTGGCGGAGCGTTTCGGCGTCGACCAGTTGCGCTATTTCCTGCTGAGCGAAGTCACCTTCGGCAATGACGGCAGCTATAGCGCCGAAGCGATCGTTGCGCGCTGCAACGCCGATCTCGCCAACAGCTTTGGGAACCTGGCGCAGCGGACATTGTCGTTCATCGCCAAGAACCTTGAAGGGCGCTTGCCGTCTCGAGCCGCCGTTCAGCCCGTGGATACGGAATTGCTGGAAACCGTGCGCAATGCGACGGCAATCGAACTGCCCCGGCTGATGAATGATCTTGCGATTTCGCAGGCGATCGAGAGCTGGATCAAGGCGGTCTTCGCCTGCAACCAATATATCGATGCGCAGGCGCCCTGGACGCTGCGCAAGACCGACCCGGAACGCATGGAGGCGGTTCTGGGCACGCTGTTCATCGCGATCCGCGATCTTGCGATTGCGATCCAGCCTGTCGTTCCGACGGCTGCGGGCAAGCTGCTCGATATTCTTGGCATGGGGGCAGACCAGCGCGATCTGGCGGCACTGACGGCAAAGGGCTGGTATGAGGAGCTTGGCAATTCGGGCTTCACGCTCGCGGCGCCGACCCCCATCTTCCCCAGGTTGGAAGTACCTGCAGAGGATTGA
- a CDS encoding TIGR02281 family clan AA aspartic protease — translation MTGDQGAELIWGIGALVLVASSLVARRLPLRRTVLMALAWIAIFVVVFFGFALRGEIAHGWSRAKLAFLGQQVESASGAVHIAMSADGHFWTDAEVNGTPVRFLIDSGATVTMLSRDVAERSGVSIDQKGLPMMVQTAAGISEVRRARIQSLSIGPIVRSDLAATISPDDKGDMSLLGMNFLSSMQSWRVEGQTLVLQP, via the coding sequence ATGACCGGGGATCAGGGCGCCGAACTCATCTGGGGAATAGGGGCTCTGGTGCTGGTCGCAAGTTCGCTGGTTGCGCGGCGTCTTCCGCTCCGTCGAACCGTGCTGATGGCACTGGCGTGGATCGCGATATTCGTGGTCGTCTTTTTCGGGTTCGCGCTGCGCGGTGAAATAGCACATGGATGGTCGCGCGCAAAACTCGCGTTTCTGGGCCAGCAGGTAGAGAGCGCCAGCGGCGCGGTGCATATTGCCATGAGTGCCGACGGCCATTTCTGGACCGACGCCGAGGTCAACGGCACCCCTGTGCGCTTCCTGATCGATAGTGGGGCGACCGTCACCATGCTGTCGCGCGATGTGGCGGAGCGTAGCGGCGTTTCGATCGATCAAAAGGGGTTGCCGATGATGGTGCAAACGGCGGCGGGCATATCTGAAGTGCGGCGTGCGCGTATCCAGAGCCTGAGCATCGGGCCGATCGTGCGATCTGACCTCGCCGCGACGATATCGCCGGACGACAAAGGCGACATGAGCTTGCTGGGTATGAATTTCCTGTCTTCGATGCAGAGCTGGCGCGTTGAGGGGCAAACCCTCGTATTGCAGCCATAA
- a CDS encoding AAA family ATPase: MSELIGHQNQVAAFREAMDSGKLHHAWLLAGPRGVGKARFAQMAACRLLAEAAGPAVQLGGLDVDPAHPIAKLLEAGSHPDFKRLERLAKDSGTELARSISIAQVRTLQGMFATTPSLSSRRVIIIDAIDDLERSASNALLKNLEEPPAGTVFLLISHAPGRLLPTIRSRCRMLRFAPLGDAEMQAALRAALPEAEEGEVTSLAVAGEGAPGKAIGFAGLDIAGLDAAMTAIAAGGDPSNALRAGLARSLALKAAQMRYEAFLQRAPSFIARAAQDRRGLALADALQRWEQCRDLAASAIGLSLDTQTTVFEIGTLIAGLAETAEPESFRRAE; this comes from the coding sequence ATGAGCGAATTGATCGGCCATCAAAACCAGGTAGCTGCATTTCGAGAGGCGATGGACAGCGGCAAGCTGCATCATGCCTGGCTGTTGGCTGGCCCGCGGGGGGTAGGCAAGGCGCGCTTCGCGCAGATGGCTGCGTGTCGGCTGCTGGCCGAAGCGGCTGGGCCCGCTGTCCAACTGGGTGGGCTTGACGTGGATCCCGCCCATCCCATTGCAAAATTGCTGGAGGCGGGAAGCCATCCCGATTTCAAGCGATTGGAACGTCTCGCCAAGGACAGTGGCACCGAACTGGCGCGCAGCATTTCGATTGCGCAGGTCCGCACATTGCAGGGCATGTTTGCCACGACGCCGTCGCTTTCCTCCCGGCGCGTCATCATCATCGACGCGATCGACGATCTCGAGCGGTCGGCCTCGAACGCGCTGCTCAAAAATCTGGAAGAGCCACCGGCTGGAACAGTGTTTCTACTCATCAGTCACGCACCGGGGCGGTTGCTTCCGACGATCCGTTCACGGTGCCGCATGCTCCGCTTTGCACCGCTTGGCGATGCGGAGATGCAGGCGGCGCTGCGCGCGGCCTTGCCCGAGGCGGAGGAAGGAGAGGTTACCTCGCTCGCCGTGGCAGGAGAGGGGGCTCCGGGCAAGGCGATCGGCTTTGCGGGGCTCGACATTGCCGGGCTGGATGCTGCCATGACGGCGATTGCGGCGGGCGGCGATCCGTCCAACGCTTTGCGCGCTGGCCTTGCGCGTAGTCTTGCGCTGAAAGCGGCGCAAATGCGCTATGAGGCGTTTCTGCAGCGGGCACCGAGCTTCATTGCGCGAGCCGCTCAGGACCGCCGGGGCCTGGCTTTGGCAGATGCGCTGCAACGTTGGGAGCAATGCCGTGATCTCGCCGCGAGCGCAATCGGGCTGTCGCTCGATACGCAGACGACGGTGTTTGAGATCGGCACGTTGATTGCCGGGCTTGCCGAAACGGCGGAACCGGAAAGTTTTCGTCGCGCAGAGTGA
- a CDS encoding acetyl-CoA hydrolase/transferase family protein, producing MKDSRIRNAALRSKIVSAEEAAAMIERDTAVGMSGFTGSGYPKAVPLALASRMDAENARGNPFRLRVWTGASTGPELDGALAQANGVEFRLPYNSDPICREKINRGQMEYLDMHLSQVAPMAWQGFLGPLDTAVVEVTAIREDGSLVPSTSIGNNKTWLDRADKVILEVNRWQNPALEGMHDIYYGTALPPNRVPIPIVKSDDRIGDTCFRCDPDKIVAIVETDIPDRNASFTPPDENARGIAQHLLEFLKHEVKKGRLPENLLPLQSGVGNIANAVLSGLIDSPFENLTAYTEVIQDGMLDLLDSGRLRFASGTAFSLSPEAATSVNERLDDYRGRLLLRPQEISNHPEVIRRLGCISMNGLIEADMYGNVNSTHIMGSRIQNGIGGSGDFARNAFLSIFMTPSIAKGGNISAIVPHVSHVDHITQDVQIIVTEQGLADLRGLSPKQRAKVIIENCAHPFFKPLLADYFERAQRNSFGLQSPMILKEALSWHERFVETGSMRP from the coding sequence ATGAAAGACAGCAGGATCAGGAACGCTGCGCTACGTTCAAAAATCGTGAGCGCCGAAGAAGCAGCAGCGATGATCGAACGCGATACCGCCGTCGGCATGAGCGGCTTCACCGGTTCCGGTTACCCCAAGGCAGTGCCCCTCGCGCTCGCCAGCCGCATGGATGCAGAAAATGCCCGCGGCAACCCATTTCGCCTGCGCGTATGGACAGGCGCGTCGACCGGCCCCGAACTCGATGGCGCACTCGCACAGGCCAATGGCGTCGAATTCCGCCTTCCCTATAATTCGGATCCCATCTGCCGCGAAAAGATCAATCGCGGCCAGATGGAATATCTCGACATGCACCTCAGCCAGGTCGCGCCGATGGCATGGCAGGGCTTTCTCGGTCCGCTCGATACGGCGGTCGTAGAAGTCACGGCCATCCGTGAAGATGGCTCGCTGGTTCCCTCAACCTCGATCGGCAACAACAAGACCTGGCTCGACCGCGCAGACAAGGTAATCCTCGAAGTCAATCGCTGGCAGAACCCAGCGCTCGAGGGCATGCACGACATCTATTACGGCACCGCGCTGCCGCCCAACCGCGTGCCGATCCCGATCGTGAAGTCGGATGATCGCATCGGTGACACGTGCTTCCGCTGCGATCCTGACAAGATCGTCGCCATTGTCGAAACCGACATCCCCGATCGCAACGCGTCCTTCACGCCGCCCGATGAGAATGCACGGGGGATCGCGCAGCATCTTCTCGAATTCCTGAAGCACGAGGTGAAGAAGGGCCGCCTGCCCGAAAATCTCCTTCCGCTTCAATCCGGCGTCGGCAACATCGCCAATGCCGTGCTCAGCGGCCTGATCGATAGCCCGTTCGAAAATCTGACAGCATATACAGAGGTCATTCAGGACGGCATGCTCGACCTGCTCGACAGCGGCCGCCTGCGCTTTGCTTCGGGCACAGCCTTCTCGCTCAGCCCCGAAGCTGCAACGTCGGTCAACGAACGCCTTGATGACTATCGCGGTCGCCTGCTGCTGCGTCCGCAGGAAATCAGCAACCACCCCGAAGTGATCCGCCGCCTCGGCTGCATTTCGATGAATGGGCTGATCGAGGCCGATATGTACGGCAACGTCAATTCAACCCATATCATGGGCTCGCGCATCCAGAACGGCATCGGCGGTTCGGGCGACTTCGCGCGTAACGCATTCCTGTCGATCTTCATGACGCCGTCGATTGCGAAGGGCGGCAATATTTCGGCGATCGTGCCGCACGTCTCGCATGTCGATCATATCACGCAGGACGTTCAGATAATTGTGACCGAGCAGGGTCTGGCGGATCTGCGCGGGCTCAGCCCGAAGCAGCGCGCCAAGGTGATCATCGAGAATTGCGCGCATCCGTTCTTCAAGCCGCTGCTCGCGGACTATTTTGAACGCGCTCAGCGCAATTCCTTCGGTCTGCAGTCGCCGATGATTCTGAAAGAAGCGCTCTCATGGCATGAGCGTTTTGTCGAAACTGGGTCGATGCGCCCCTGA